The Gemmatimonadota bacterium genome window below encodes:
- a CDS encoding SprT family zinc-dependent metalloprotease: MPIKGVKPYQIRVDDVDVDVYRKRIRHLYLRVGFPGGRVRVSAPLHLDDESIRKAVVRRMSWIRRQQERQRSRGPEPDYHLVTGERHYVEGLSVPLNVTAFDGPPAVYLLGESTLEMRIRPDTGLPERRTLLARWYRERLKSRVPAMIAAWEPVMGVEVAEWRIRKMKTRWGTCNCRARRIWLNLELAKKPARCLEYVIVHEMAHLIEPSHNRRFWGILDKLMPDWRAHREELNRFPDTGHAG; the protein is encoded by the coding sequence ACCTTACCAGATTCGTGTGGACGACGTGGACGTGGACGTCTATCGGAAACGGATCAGGCACTTGTACCTCAGGGTAGGCTTTCCTGGCGGACGCGTGAGGGTTTCCGCGCCGCTCCACCTGGACGATGAATCGATCCGGAAAGCCGTGGTCAGGCGGATGTCGTGGATCCGGCGGCAACAGGAAAGACAGCGCAGCCGCGGGCCCGAACCCGACTACCATCTCGTTACCGGTGAACGGCATTACGTAGAAGGGTTGAGCGTCCCGCTCAATGTCACGGCCTTTGACGGTCCGCCCGCCGTCTACCTGCTGGGCGAATCCACCCTCGAGATGCGGATCCGTCCGGATACCGGCCTGCCGGAGCGCCGGACCCTGCTCGCCCGGTGGTACCGCGAGCGACTGAAGTCCAGGGTGCCCGCGATGATAGCGGCGTGGGAACCGGTAATGGGAGTCGAGGTGGCGGAATGGCGCATCCGGAAGATGAAGACCCGCTGGGGAACCTGCAATTGCCGGGCTCGTCGGATCTGGTTGAACCTGGAACTGGCCAAGAAACCCGCACGATGCCTCGAGTACGTGATCGTCCATGAAATGGCACACCTGATCGAACCATCGCACAACCGGCGGTTCTGGGGTATCCTCGACAAACTGATGCCGGACTGGCGAGCGCACCGGGAAGAACTGAACCGGTTCCCGGATACGGGACATGCCGGGTGA